The Gadus macrocephalus chromosome 13, ASM3116895v1 genome includes a window with the following:
- the LOC132470779 gene encoding lysozyme g-like, protein MGYGDIMRVETSGASNKTAGADGLTGGVQASRKMANHDLACMRTYKTIIGNVGRRRNVDPALIAAIISRETRGGAAISGTNGWGDNGNGFGLMQVDKNWHQPRGAWNSETHLDQATEILVDMISVVRGKSPGWSPEQHLKGAIAAYNMGERVLEYADVDHLTTGNDYSSDVVARAQFYKRNGF, encoded by the exons ATGG GGTACGGAGACATCATGAGGGTAGAAACATCTGGAGCGTCCAACAAGACCGCCGGAGCTGACGGGCTGACAG GTGGTGTACAGGCATCGCGAAAAATGGCCAACCATGATTTGGCTTGTATGAGAACATATAAGACCATCATTGGGAACGTGGGGCGCAGACGTAATGTGGACCCAGCTCTCATCGCTGCCATCATCTCCAGAGAAACCCGGGGTGGTGCCGCCATCTCCGGCACCAATGGTTGGGGGGACAATGGTAATGGCTTTGGACTGATGCAG GTTGATAAGAATTGGCACCAACCAAGAGGAGCCTGGAACAGTGAGACGCACCTGGACCAAGCCACTGAGATCCTGGTTGATATGATTAGCGTTGTCCGGGGGAAGTCCCCCGGTTGGAGCCCGGAACAGCACCTGAAGG GAGCGATCGCGGCCTACAACATGGGAGAACGTGTCCTAGAATATGCCGATGTGGACCATCTTACCACAGGCAACGACTACTCCTCTGATGTCGTTGCCAGAGCCCAGTTTTACAAACGAAACGGGTTTTAG